The Natronosporangium hydrolyticum nucleotide sequence GCCTGCGATGCCGGACGGGAAACCCGCAGAGTGCGCGACTCCAAACAACACGGCTTGCAATGCCACGGCGGCCCTGGTGCCCCAGACCAAGGCTAGTTCGGTGAGCAGCACCCCACGGAAGAGCAGCTCTTCCCAGATCGGGTTGACCAGCGCGAACGCCACGGTGCCAAGGATCGCAAGCCACAGCGGGAGGCGTTGTAGCCCGCCGAAATACTCAGCGGGCACTGGCCGCGCAATGAGCGCCCACACGACGAGTGCGACTCCACCGAGGACCACGGTGACCAGTCCCAGCCAGAAAATCTCAGGCGTGATCGAGCCGCGTCTCAACCAGGGCGCTGCCGGCCCCAGGGATGAACGGCGGCCAACTATCAGCAAGCACCCCAGCGGGAGGACGCAGACCAGAGCCGTGGTGAGCGCTGGGGGCCAGCCGAAGTGGATTCCCACCGAAAAACAGCCGAACAACGTACCGATGAACGCCGACGTGCGGATCGATGCCGGCGATCGCAAGATCAACGCGCAGGCGATCAGCGCCATAGCGACCAGGCCGACGACCGCCGTTCGCAGTGGCGCCTCCGGTCGGATAGGAAAGACAGCGCACCCGCCCAGTGCAAGGATGCAGGCCCCGGCGAGCATCGCCCGGTGGGAGGCGTCCCTCTTGGCAACGGGCCAGGATGCCGTCGAACGGTCCAGGTCGGATCTGATTACAGACTCCGATCACCTAGCTACGCGATGGTGCCATTCTGCCAGATTGACCTGGCCCCAGCGACGTACTTCCATTCGGGTCGCCGGGGCAGGTGTGAGCTCTGCCCGTGCCCGGAACCCACGGTGTGTCAGCCGCGGGTGTAGCTGCCGATCGCGGGAAACTGGTGGGGTGCCTTATGACCCCACGATCTACCTCGGCTCCGCTGTCCACTATCGCTGCGGCCGCCCCATGTACTCACCAGAGCTCGAGGCCTTCCTAGCGCACGAACTGGGTCTGGACGGAAGCGGCCGGCTTCTGGATGCCGGCTGCGGCCCAGGCATCCTTACCGTCCGGCTTGCTAACCTCTTCGAGCAAGTGATCGGCCTGGATCCGGATGGCGACATGCTGGCGGAGGGCTGCCGCGCGGCCGAGAAAGCGGCGGTCGGGAACATCCGATGGGTCCAGGGGCTCGCCGAGGACCTGCCCGCAGTCGCGCCAGGGCCGTACCAGCTGGTGACCTTCGGCCAGTCTTTCCACTGGACTGACGAACGCCTAGTCGCGGAGGCCGTCTACGACATGCTGGAGCCCGGCGGTGCGCTGGCCCTCATCGTCCACACTGTGACGGGACGGCCACAGCCACCGGATCCAGGGGTGCCTGCGATCCCCCACGACGAGATCGAGGCGCTCGTCAGGAAGTATCTCGGCCCTACCCGGCGCGCCGGCCAGGGCACTGCCCAGCAGCGGGCTCACCGCTTCGAGGATGTGTTGGCGCGGACCCGCTTCGGTGTTCCGCAGCCGTTCTTCCTCCCAGGCATCCCCGACCTCCTGCGAGACAGCGAAAGCGTCTTGTCCGGCTACCTGTCCCTCTCGTCCTCGGCGCCGCACCTGTTTGGTGATCGTCTTGACGACTTTGCCGGGGAGGTGCGGGCACTACTAGCCAACCGTTCGCCCGAAGGGATCTTCTGGGACTGGCCGGGCGATACCGAGGTGCTAATGGCCCGCAGGCCCAACTGAGTAGCCGTTCCCGAGCTCAGCGCCAGTACTCCGGAACCGCGGGTGTTGATCGATCGGAAACTGTACCTGCCGCCGCCGCGAGTATGACTGGGCGGTCGCCACGTTGCCGGACACCGGCACCGCCGCTGACCGCACTGGTCGATTCGAGGCTCCCCTGACCCGTCTTATAGATCAGGCAGCGCTATACGATCAAAAACCCTACGCGGGTTGCCGAGTCCGGGAAGAGCCTTCGCTTGGGGCGTGCTGCTCGCCAGCAGCCAGGGCTTGCTCAAGAAGCCCACAGAGAATCGCCGTTGGGGGCGTCGATGATCCGAGCGGCACGAACGCTTCAACCACCAGCAACTGGTGCTTCTGAAAGAATGCACAGACCCTGACATCACCTCCTTTAACCTCAAAATCTCCCAGGCCCGCCTCACCAATCAGAAACCGCACGTGAATCCGAAGTCCGAACCCTCGCTCCTTACGAAGACCGTCGCGGACCCGCTCATAGGCCGGAAGCCACACGTCCGTGAAGTCGCCGTGGATGATCGCCCCTACGGATAAGTCTGACACTCTTTCCAGGTCGCCCAGATAGCTAATATCGTAAGCATTCAGCCGTGGCGCGGAGGGTAGCGGTGGTCGCGGGCTGAGTGAGCCCAGGGCTGTCGAGCGGGCTGTCTGTCTGGTGTGGTTCGATCTTGTGGTGGCCGAGCTGGAGGAGCTGTCTCGTGAGGACCTGATCGTGCTGGTCCGGGCACAGAGCGAGCGGATCGCTGGGCTGGAGGAAGCGAACAAGGAGCTGGCGGCGAAGCTGGCCCGGTTGGAGCACCTGCTGTCGCGGAACTCGGGTAACTCGTCCGTGCCGCCGTCGCGCGATGACGATCCGGGCCGCAGCGCGCCGAAGCCGAAGCGGTCCGGTGGTAGGGGTTCGAAGCCGCGGGGCAAGCAGCCGGGGGCGCCTGGGGCGAACCTGGCCTGGCGGCAGGACCCCGACGATCGGGTCGACCGGTTCCCGCAAGGCCGCTGCGAGTGCGGCACGGAGCTGGCCCAGGGTCGGGATCTGGGGATCGTCGACCAGTACCAGCAGCACGAGATCCCGCCGGTGGCGGTGAAGGTCACCCAGTATGACCAGCATGCGGTGGCCTGCGGCTGCGGGCAGGTGCACACCGCCGCCCGGCCCGAGGGTGCCCGCA carries:
- a CDS encoding CPBP family intramembrane glutamic endopeptidase, giving the protein MALIACALILRSPASIRTSAFIGTLFGCFSVGIHFGWPPALTTALVCVLPLGCLLIVGRRSSLGPAAPWLRRGSITPEIFWLGLVTVVLGGVALVVWALIARPVPAEYFGGLQRLPLWLAILGTVAFALVNPIWEELLFRGVLLTELALVWGTRAAVALQAVLFGVAHSAGFPSGIAGMIMAMCWGFVLGVIRVRSGGILMTYVVHVTANAVIGTLAVLILI
- a CDS encoding class I SAM-dependent methyltransferase, with translation MPYDPTIYLGSAVHYRCGRPMYSPELEAFLAHELGLDGSGRLLDAGCGPGILTVRLANLFEQVIGLDPDGDMLAEGCRAAEKAAVGNIRWVQGLAEDLPAVAPGPYQLVTFGQSFHWTDERLVAEAVYDMLEPGGALALIVHTVTGRPQPPDPGVPAIPHDEIEALVRKYLGPTRRAGQGTAQQRAHRFEDVLARTRFGVPQPFFLPGIPDLLRDSESVLSGYLSLSSSAPHLFGDRLDDFAGEVRALLANRSPEGIFWDWPGDTEVLMARRPN